The genomic DNA TCGCCACTACATTTAGTCCTGTTTCTTTCGAAAGATGGATGACTTGTTCCATTAACATTTTTTCTTCTTTCGTTCCGTGCTGTTGTAATGCAAGAAAAAAAGACTGCGGTTCAAATAATCTAGAGAGATGTTTTACAGTCTCAAGTGCTTGATCTGTTTGATGGTTTAATAAATATTGCTCTACAATTCCCGCTTTTCCTGCCGTTAATGCAAATAAACCTTTCGAATAACGTTTTAACCATTTTGTGGGAATACCTAGTGGTGACTTCGTTTGAACTAAGCTAGAAATTTTTAATAAATTACGATAGCCCTCATTATTTTTCGCCAGTAGAACGAGCGGATAACTAGCCTCTTTACCATTCATTTCAGCCATCACATCAACTGTTATCCCAAAGATCGGTTTAATTGACTGTTTTAAACACTCTTTATAAAAAGCGATTGATCCATACATCACATTGCGATCAGTTAGTGCAAGCGCCGAAAAACCTTTTTCTTTTGCAGCACTTACTAATTTTTCAACAGTAGCCGTACTTGTTAGCAAACTATACGCACTGTATACATGAAGGTGAATAAACGACACTTCTACTCCCACCTTTATAAACATTTCTTAAGCTTATTATAGATAATCGACTTTTAAAAAGAAAATATGTTCTCACTATCACGAAGCAAGATTAACTTAATCTATGACAATAAATCATTCTGCTCATAATCTAGCTTGTTTGTCCATATGATGAAAGTAGAAAATAATTAGTTGATGATCACTACAACCCAATATGCTTTATAAGGATGGGGAATAATGAGAGAATCACCTTTTTTTTCAACATTATTTGATAGTTATTTTATCGCTCTCGGTGTTTTATTAGGAGGTTCACTAATTGGTGGACTAGCTGCCTTTTTAACAGGAAAGCCACCCTTAACTGAAATTTTTCGACTTTCTAACGCACTTCGTATTTGGGCAATTGTCGCTGCAATCGGGGGAACGTTTGACGCAGTATATAGTTTTGAAAGGGGATTACTTCAAGGCGAGACAAGAGATATTGTAAAGCAGCTTTTATTAATTTTAGCTGCTTTAGGAGGGGCACAAACTGGTGCATTACTTATTAATTGGCTGACTCAGGAGCATATTTCATAATGAGAATCCCTCCCTTTTATCACAATCCAGTTTGGCAACGTTTTTTAACAGGAATTGTGTTAGGAAGTATTATTAGTTGGGTTGTATTTTTATTTATTTACGGTTCCCTTCAAGAAAACCAAACGAAATTAATTAGGCAACAGGAGGATGAAATTCGTGATTTAAAAGAAAATATTAAAATATGGCAGGAGGAGTTTAAAGCATTAAATAAAAAAAATGAGCAAAAACTTACAGTACAAGATATTAAAGTTCAATTGGTGAATGGTCATAAATACAAATTAGATTCTTTTAGTATTTTTGAAATTGAGGAGAAAATTAAAGAAGATGTTAGTATTATGATTGCAAAAGATTTAGATACTGTTTATAAAAGCAGAGATTTATTTAAAAAAATGATAGAAAATAAAGTCATTAAAGTAAATGATAAGCGATATCGGCTTGAAGTAAAAGAGATTGTTGTGTATACAAGCCTACTCATTCAATTGGTGATTCATTTAGATGGATAAGTATGTCCACCTATTCATCTCATTTTAATTTGAGATAAGTAGGTGGGTCTTGATCATTCATCAAATTTCAAATTTTATTGTAATGACTGTCCCTTTACCAATTGCGGATTCAACCGTCAACTCGCCACGATGAGCTTCAGCGATAGCTTTTGCAATACTCATGCCAAGGCCTCCTCCTTCTGCTTTTTCCTCGGTATTCGTGCCGCGATAATATCGTTCAAATAAGTTATTAACCGTTTCTTCATCCATTCCGATCCCATTATCCTTAATCATTACAATCCCATATTGGTGATCTTTTTTGACAGTAACAGCAATCTCCAATGGAAGTGGATTATGTTTAATTGCATTATAAATGAGATTATCAAGCATACGGCCTAACCATCTTTCATCAGCTTCAATCCATATATCTGAGGTGTCATTTTGAAAGGAAAATAAAACATCCTTAATCGTGGCATCATTTACAAATCGTAATACAGTATGATGTACAAACTGATTTAAATTCATCTTCTTTTTTGACAAAGGAAGGGCATTATTTTTTAGTTGAAAAGATAGAGAAAAATCTTGAACTAAATCAAGCATGTATGCTCCTTTATCCCGAATTGTTTTTCCCATTTCTTGAAGCTCTTCTGCTGTCCAATTATAGTTGCCACTTTCTAATAAATGTCCATATCCCTGAATTGTAGATAATGGTGTTCTCAGATCATGAGAGATGCCAGTCATCCATTCTTCCCTTGTTTTTTCAAGCTGTGTTCTTTCTTTTACCGATTGATCCAGCTTCTCCGCCATATCGTAAAAAGCATTTATCACTTCCCGATATAAGCGATACCGTGCTTTAATTTTGCTTTTTTTATTATATACTTTTTTTCGATCCTTTTCGGTTAAAATAAAGTCATAGTTTCCTTGACCCATTCTTTCCAACCAAGTAACAAATAGTAACAACGGCTGGCCATATCGAAATGCGTGCCAGGCAGAAAACAAAATTCCAAGTATTAATATAACGAGACTTAAAATAAGTAATGTAATAATCACTTCTTTCATGATTGCCGGCTTTTTCATTAATTCCTTTTCGTTCAACCTATGTAAAACCCATGTTCGTTCTGATTCTGAGTCATAGTGTACAACAAAATTTGAATAGACACCGGGCATGAGACGACTTTCTGTTTTTTCAAGAGCTGCATATTGCTTCTCTCCTTGATCATCACCGATTGACTGGACGATACGGCCGTCCATATCAATAATATGCAAATAACCGCCGAGTGTTTGCAGCTTTTCTTCTACTTTACCTATTGATCCTTCAGGAACTAGACCAGATTCCCCATAGCTGGCAGCCATTGAGTTTAACTGATGAACTAAATCATTCTTATAGCCAATAATAAAAAGATATGGATCATCATAAGTTGTATCTAACTGGATATGTAAAAAAAAATCATGATACCGTTTCGTTTCTTCTATCTCAATTATTTCATTAATTTTATAGCTAGAAGGAATCTCAGGCGGAGTAGCAAAAGAGTAAATCGCTTTTCCTTTTTTATCAATAATTTGCAGCCACATTTCATTTTCTTTCAAATGCTTTTCCCATCTAGGAAAAACATATACAACACCATCTTGAATCGTTGTTTCACTACTGATTGCATCTAATACACCCGCAGGAAAATTTTTTTCTAAATCGTTATTTATGATAGAACTGATAATATAGATAATTAAAAAGAGAAACGCAAAAGCTACAAATAAAATAACAAAAATAAACTGAAGTGAGAAATGAAAAGCTATCCTTCTTTTTATAGATTTCATTTTCTATCTCTCCTTCACAAGTTTATATCCAAGCCCTCTTACCGTTAAGAGATAATAAGGATTACTTGGATTTGGCTCTATACGCTCCCGTATTCTCCTTATATGTACCATAACTGTATTATCGTCTACTAAGCTATCAAACCCCCATACTTGCTCGAATAATTGTGCTTTTGAAAACACTCTATTTGGATTTTTGCAAAAATGAAGGAGTAACAAAAACACTTGGGCTGGACATGGAACTACTTTCCCCTCGACGATTAACTCACCGGCTATTTCATCAACAATAAATCTGCCAAAATCATAACGCTTTTTAGTAGTTTCATTGTTTTGCGTTATTTGAGTTAAATTTCCTCTCCGTAGTCTTGCTTTTATTCTAGCTGCAATTTCAAGCGGATTAAAAGGTTTTGTAACGTAATCATCCGCACCGATTGCAAACCCTGTTAATATATCTAGATCAGATACTTTAGCTGTTAAAAATAAAATATGCGCATCACATATTTCCCTTATCTTTGGACAAATATCAAAACCACTTTGATCAGGAAGCATCACATCTAAAACGATAATATCCATATTTTTTTTAGTAACTAAATCAAGAGCATCCTGTGCAGTATGTGCCGTAAATATATTACGAAATCCCTCTTTTTTTAGGACTGTTTCATCATTTTTTTTACAATTGCTTTCTCATCGTCAACAAGTAAAATGTTTGCTTTATTCATATGAATCCACCCCTCGTTTATGCTAGCATATAAACCTTAACAATAGTTTAACAACCTTTCCTAAATTTATTAAATCGTAAGGGACAGTTTCGAACAATGTAATACTCCTTTCTTAAAATTTAATGAGACAACATTAAAGGTGGTTAAACAAAGTGAATACAAACAAACATAGGATAAACACAGTTGATGGGATACGCGGGTTAAGTCTATTTGGCATTTTAGTAGCGAATATGCTTATTTTTCAATTCTGAATTTATGGGAAAGAACATCTTCAACTATTTCAGTTGACAACGGCAGATTTAGTTGTAAATGATCTCATTAAAATATTAGTAGAAGGAAGCTTTGTACCTATTTTTGCGTTTCTCTTTGGCTATGGAATGATTAAAATGAAAGAAAGTTTAGAACGGAGAGAGCTGGGGGTGAAGAGACACCTCGTGCGAAGATTCTTTCTTCTACTTGGCTTAGGTTTGTTGCATGCAACTTTTTTATGGGAAGGCGATATTTTAACCCTTTATGGTTCAATCGGATTATTTCTTCTCCTATTTATAAATCGAAAAAAAAAGACAATTCTCGTATGGGGCATCACATTGTTTATACTATCTCCCTTATTATTACTTGATTTTAAAGAAATAGATAAAAAAAATAAAGTGAACGAAAATATCATCACTTATATAGAAAAATCGATCACCATATACAGCAGTGGTACATATAGCGAGATTTATGATGATCGAAATAATAGTGACCCGCTAGAAATAGATGAGCTGGAATATTTGCTCTTATTAATCTTAACTCCTTTTATTGGTGCACCACTCTTTTTAATCGGTATGTATGCTGCAAAAAATAAGTGGTTTCACCATCCTAAAAATGAACTGCCATTTTATCGAAAGATGATGTTGCTCCTCATCCCATCGGGAATCATTTTGAAAATGTTATAAGTTTTTTTTCCTGATAATCTATATACAAATATCACCCTTACGCTTGGCGCAAGCTTGTTAGCTCTTGGATATATTTTTGCATTTGCTTCCCTATATAGAGACACCAAAAATAGACGCTTTTTAAGTTGGTTCGAAAGTATAGGAAGGCTATCCTTGACAAATTATTTAATGCAAACAATCCTTTGTACAATGATATTTTACGGATACGGCTTTGGATTATTTGAAAAGTTGGGAGTGATAGCTGGATTCTTTTTAGCTATTTTTATTTTTGCTATCCAAGTGGCTGGAAGTACTTTATACTTAAAATATTTTCGAATGGGCCCTTTCGAGAAAATACTTCGTATGTGGACGTATTTATCATTAAAAGGTAAACCAAAAGTTAACAATATACAAGGTAAAGAAGCGGCGTAGGCGCAAAGTAATTGAGGCTGAATTTCATCAGCCTCAATTACTTTGACAAGCTTTTTCTAAATCATGTAATACATTAATCGCTTCTTCCCAAGAAAAAATTGAGGCTCCTGCTGCTAAAGGATGTCCTCCACCATGATACTTTTTAGCAACTTCGTTAATAATTGGACCTTTCGAACGAATTCTAACACGGATTTGATCCTCTTCTTCTATAAAAAATACCCATGCCTTGATTCCTTCTACATTACCAAGGGTACCTACTAATAGAGAAGCTTCAGATGGATTCACATCAAATTCACACAGTAATTGTTTTGTCATCATCATAGAAGCAACTCCGTTTGAATGAATAGAAAAATTTTGTAATACATATCCACTCAATTTGACAACGTTACGTTTTAATTCATACATTTGATCATACAATTGAGAGCGTGAAAAATGGTAATGGATTAATTCCCCGGCATATAGAAACGTTTTTTTCGTAGTACTAGGAAAAAGAAACCTGCCGGTATCACCAACAATTCCAGCATATAAAAGACGTGCACCTTCATCGGTTAATTTTAAACCTTTATTTTTCCCGTATAAATAAAATTCATAAATCATTTCACTTGTTGAACTTGCTTCAGTATCAACCCATATGATATCTCCATACGGATCATCATTTGGATGGTGGTCAATTTTAATTAACTTATCTCCTAATTTATAACGTTCATCACAAATTCGCGCCGTATTAGCTGTATCACAAACGATAACGAGCGAGTTTTTATATACTTCATCTGTAACTTTATCTAGACGACGTAAATAATGAAGTGATTCCTCTTCCTTACCAACAGCGAAAATTTGTTTTTCTGGAAAGGAAGCTTTTAAAATTTCCGCCAAGCCTCCTTGAGAGCCGTAAGCATCGGGATCAGGCCGAACATGGCGATGAATAATTATCGTATGGTATTGTTGAATTGTTGTTAAGATTTTTTCTATCATTGTTCTCTCTTTTTATTATACATACTTAATTATTATCATAATTTATTCAAAAAGAAAAAGAATTCGTAGTACTTTGTGGTAATGAAACTTAAAAATCGGTAAAATAAGAAAAGTAACACTAGCGTAAAAGTGAGTTAAAAATCGTCTTATTACAAATATTTGGGGGAATTGTATAATGTTTGTACTTGTTGTTTTAATCGGAATATCCCTTGCTCTTTACCTATTTTATAAAATGAGGTTTTTTAGAAGCAGACTTCCTGCTGAAAAAAAGTGGCTATCTTCTAAATCAGGCATGGCTCTTGGTTTTTTTATATTATTGTTTGGGATTAATCAACTGTTTTTATTTCAAACAGTTCTTACTTATATCGTCTCCGCTATATTTATTTTTCTTGGGGTTATTAATGTTTGGGCTGGATATAAAGCCTACAAGCACTACTTGCCATATGCAATTGAAGAAGCTGAAAAATTAGAAGAACAGTAAAAGTAAAAAAGGAACCGGTCGTTTACACCAGTTCCTCAGACACATCCGCATTTTTCATTATCAGCTTATGAACAAAAGGTTCTATTCTTCTTCCGCCACCGCCACGTGCTTCGCACTTCGGACTGAGGGGCGATTAAAGTCTTTAAGAAAGTCGCTTTAAATCAACTTTATCAACAAGCGTTGGAGCTAGACTAGTCCCAATTTGCCGTTTTCTGAAAAGAGAATGGCTTTTTTATTGCCTATCAATTAATTGGCACATCATCATCGCTTTACCGACTAGAACTCCTTCATTAAAAACCTCGACGTCAACCTTCCCAAATTTCCGTCCAACCTCTAATAGTTTAGGGTAAATTTCCAAAATACTATCAATTTGAACTGGTTTAATAAAATAAATTGTT from Bacillus aquiflavi includes the following:
- a CDS encoding YtrH family sporulation protein, whose amino-acid sequence is MRESPFFSTLFDSYFIALGVLLGGSLIGGLAAFLTGKPPLTEIFRLSNALRIWAIVAAIGGTFDAVYSFERGLLQGETRDIVKQLLLILAALGGAQTGALLINWLTQEHIS
- the ytrI gene encoding sporulation membrane protein YtrI; translated protein: MRIPPFYHNPVWQRFLTGIVLGSIISWVVFLFIYGSLQENQTKLIRQQEDEIRDLKENIKIWQEEFKALNKKNEQKLTVQDIKVQLVNGHKYKLDSFSIFEIEEKIKEDVSIMIAKDLDTVYKSRDLFKKMIENKVIKVNDKRYRLEVKEIVVYTSLLIQLVIHLDG
- a CDS encoding sensor histidine kinase; the encoded protein is MKSIKRRIAFHFSLQFIFVILFVAFAFLFLIIYIISSIINNDLEKNFPAGVLDAISSETTIQDGVVYVFPRWEKHLKENEMWLQIIDKKGKAIYSFATPPEIPSSYKINEIIEIEETKRYHDFFLHIQLDTTYDDPYLFIIGYKNDLVHQLNSMAASYGESGLVPEGSIGKVEEKLQTLGGYLHIIDMDGRIVQSIGDDQGEKQYAALEKTESRLMPGVYSNFVVHYDSESERTWVLHRLNEKELMKKPAIMKEVIITLLILSLVILILGILFSAWHAFRYGQPLLLFVTWLERMGQGNYDFILTEKDRKKVYNKKSKIKARYRLYREVINAFYDMAEKLDQSVKERTQLEKTREEWMTGISHDLRTPLSTIQGYGHLLESGNYNWTAEELQEMGKTIRDKGAYMLDLVQDFSLSFQLKNNALPLSKKKMNLNQFVHHTVLRFVNDATIKDVLFSFQNDTSDIWIEADERWLGRMLDNLIYNAIKHNPLPLEIAVTVKKDHQYGIVMIKDNGIGMDEETVNNLFERYYRGTNTEEKAEGGGLGMSIAKAIAEAHRGELTVESAIGKGTVITIKFEI
- a CDS encoding DUF418 domain-containing protein, with amino-acid sequence MTTADLVVNDLIKILVEGSFVPIFAFLFGYGMIKMKESLERRELGVKRHLVRRFFLLLGLGLLHATFLWEGDILTLYGSIGLFLLLFINRKKKTILVWGITLFILSPLLLLDFKEIDKKNKVNENIITYIEKSITIYSSGTYSEIYDDRNNSDPLEIDELEYLLLLILTPFIGAPLFLIGMYAAKNKWFHHPKNELPFYRKMMLLLIPSGIILKML
- a CDS encoding DUF418 domain-containing protein encodes the protein MLALGYIFAFASLYRDTKNRRFLSWFESIGRLSLTNYLMQTILCTMIFYGYGFGLFEKLGVIAGFFLAIFIFAIQVAGSTLYLKYFRMGPFEKILRMWTYLSLKGKPKVNNIQGKEAA
- a CDS encoding DHH family phosphoesterase yields the protein MIEKILTTIQQYHTIIIHRHVRPDPDAYGSQGGLAEILKASFPEKQIFAVGKEEESLHYLRRLDKVTDEVYKNSLVIVCDTANTARICDERYKLGDKLIKIDHHPNDDPYGDIIWVDTEASSTSEMIYEFYLYGKNKGLKLTDEGARLLYAGIVGDTGRFLFPSTTKKTFLYAGELIHYHFSRSQLYDQMYELKRNVVKLSGYVLQNFSIHSNGVASMMMTKQLLCEFDVNPSEASLLVGTLGNVEGIKAWVFFIEEEDQIRVRIRSKGPIINEVAKKYHGGGHPLAAGASIFSWEEAINVLHDLEKACQSN
- a CDS encoding YtpI family protein; this encodes MFVLVVLIGISLALYLFYKMRFFRSRLPAEKKWLSSKSGMALGFFILLFGINQLFLFQTVLTYIVSAIFIFLGVINVWAGYKAYKHYLPYAIEEAEKLEEQ